GCAGGGCGTAATTTGCCCATCcaagttcaaatttgaatatgtGGGTTATGTTAAAACATAATAAGGTTTTGTTTGTGTCCAAACGTACTTTTTTATGATTGTACTTCTGAATCCCTATATTAAAACCTTGCTCCACTTGCTACTTTGTCAGGCCCGAGTGGGTTGAGGCGCTAGCAGTCGATCAAATCAAGAGATCAAATGAGGAAATCAGGCCTGAATCTGGATGTATTACTATAAAAGAGGAACTATAGTGTAATGTGTTCATAGCCAGATAGGCAAACTTGGAGAATAAGCATGAATGAATAGCCAGCCACAACCCGGCTGTTAAGTAGGTGTGCTGTCCCCGGCAACGGAGTGAAAGGGAACAATTACTACGCGGTAACGTTACAGTAGGGATCGGACGACTCGCGCGTTTTGTCTGAATCTTCAACAGTTAACTGAAGAAAGCTACACTGCTTCAGTAGGCGTGACACACTTACATGTAGGCCTTTCAGATTATAAATCGGCATTGCCATTGCGGTTATTGAAGATCTTCGTGTATAGCTTTTGGATCAAAGTCAAGCATTTCGTATCGCCTTCACGTATACCAGTAAAAAATATAACTAAATCATGGCATTCATGCATAGTCAATGAAACTACAAAAGAAAGTCCGGAACTGTCAGAAAAGTTCAGAGTTAAATGATCGACAAGTACAGAGTTTGCACTAAAAAGACAACTACTACATTGGCAATGTAAACTATTATCATTTGTACTGTAAAAAAGGTTAGAGAGAAAAGTTAATAAAGATGAGTGACATAAACCTGTTCAGATCTTTATAAACCTGAGTACTTGTTTGAGATAAAATAACAAAAGGGAATTCAGAAAGGAGTTCAAAACATATAACATTGGAGGGTTAGGCTCAATTTAGTCTCATGTTCTTCCTGTACATGTGTGAATTCAGAGATGCCAGAAAATCAAGGCGCAAATTACACAGAACTATGGAGCTAAAATACAACTATTTAGATCAAGGCACTATTAAGAAAGATAACATAGTTCAGTAAGTCATGAAAATAAATGCTGCAGAATTTGGAGACCACTTAGATACTGTAAATTCAGTTAGCAACAAGACAGACAGATTGTACTTACATTTCAAGGAAAAATATGACTACTCCACACAGTGAATCATAAACATTGACACTGTAATAACTGTTTACTCCACACTGTAAATAGACAGAACAATTATTTTTGGCCACAACTTGAATCTGCTCTGCAACTTATGAACTTGTAGTTGTTCTGCAGATTATCAAGAGCAGCGAAACAGTTTTGATTTACAAACATAGTTAGTCCTACTACTTATCTGCGGTTGCCCAGATCATAACTGCATCATGCTTGCTTATCTGAAACTAATACAAAAAGATAGAGCAGTTTTAACATGGTCCATCACAGGAAACAGAGCAGAAGAAGTACTAGTGCAGGAGCGAATGCCAGGTTCAGAAATCCATCACAGAAGCAAGAAGAACAACAACAGTTTTACTAGCTTGCAAGAACAAGTGGAGCAAATTGCTCAGAGGTACATCCGTGGCGATCGTACATGGACGAACTATTACATCAGCCAGTGAGTATCCTCGTATACACTTTGAAAACAATTTCAACATCGGACTTAGTAGACACTTGCAGGGGAGAAGAAGTTGCTGTGCCCTCCAGCGTGAAGATTGGCCGCGGCATTGCACCTCTTCTCCTTCTTGAGCGCCTCTTCGGCCTTCCACGCTTCTTCAAATGGATCATGGAAGATGATCGGCGGCGGAGGCTTGTAAGTCCCCACGTCTTGGGCAATGGATGACTTGTCGTTCGTCGACTCTTCTGCTTCTTCATCGAGGAAGGTCCTAAGGAACTCCAGCTCGTCAGCTTCGAGCGGGACGATTTCTTCTGCAGCATCAGCGAAAAGCCCCTCTGGTTCCAAGTAGAAATTCTGTTCGATGCTGTTAGTAGCTCCGACCGGGAGATTTTCCTCCGCTTGTGACCCGAGAAGCTCATCGATTGTGCAACAGAACCGGGCCATGTCGTCGTCAGCTTCAGGTACGGATTCATCCGGCAAGAAAACCGGTGCTGCAGCGGTGAACGACGATGTGGCAGGTGCCGGGACCGGGACGGCACCGCGCATCCTCTTCTGAGGGCGCGCCGGATGAGGCTCGGCGGCGGCAGCGGTCGCTGGCCTCTTCTGCGCGTGCGTGCTCTGGGTCACGGCCTCCGGTTGCGGTTGTTGAAGCTTGTACGCTTCCGATTCCTGTCGGGCCGCGTCAGGGGCATGCTGAGCCAAGTGCATCTTGCAGAAGACCTTCACCCCGTCGCTGACGGTGGCCTCCGGCAGCAGGCACCGGTACTCCTCCATGACCCAGCCGgtggacttgcccttcttcttgaaggaCAGGTTCTTGACCTCGCCGACCTTGACTCCCGCGTGGCAAATCTCCGTGGTCTTCTGGATGGTCCAGGTGCCGGTGCCGGCGCCGCGCACGCTCTGGTGCTTGCTCCCGTTCTTGCTCTTGCACGTGGTGAAGAAGAACCGGTCGCCGCTGCTCACGGCCTGCGGCACGGGCGCGTACCGGGCGGCCAGATCCTTGGGCTCGCAGCCGGAGATGTTGGCGCGGTGGATGAGCTTGTCGACGCCGTGCAGCGTCTCGCCGGAGAGGAGGCGTGGTAGGTAGTAGGTGACGGCGTCCACTTCCGTAGGGCTCAGCCGGTAGTGGTGGAAGACGTCGTCGACGTCGAGCCCCTCCATCCCGGTCGGCGGCTGCCCGATCTACTGCTAGGGTTCTAGCTAGGAAAGGGTGCTGTCGATCGAGGGCGGGCGGGAGAGGTTTGTCTGCGGGATCGGGAAGGTGTTGTGGGACGCGCAGGTGGTCTTTGCTGATATTTAAAGACGCTGGCGCGTCAGATTTCCTTATCTGAATCCGAAAATGTCCCCAGTTCAGTTTGCCGCTCCCGTTTGctttcattttctgaaaatttccgtCAATCCGATCATGATACGGTCCTGAAGACGTGCCGTGCTGATTGTGATTCTTGATTCAGTTTGAgtaatactagcacatatgcccgtgccgtGCCTTGTAACGAGAGACAAATTAGTGTGTACATCGAAACATTCATCAACACGGCACGACAACATTCAAGCAATGCCATCCGGCGACGATGGGGGGCGCAAGCCATGGTCTTAAACACATTATGAAAAATTGCTCAAGTAGGGCGCTTGCTTTTCCCCATTAAAATCGGATTAGTAGTTTGAAAAAACAGTTTATTTCAGACTACTGGGCTTCGAAATGATTAAATATTGTGTGCCttgctttctttttcttttgcacaTCTTTTATTGGTATGACTAATTGCCCATAACATGCATCCGTCAGTCACCTCTCAAGGCTGCTCTACTTTTCCTCCAGATGCCTCgctaatttcttttcttgttcagtAAACGCACCCTCTGCTGATGCCTCAGCAGCTTGTTAATTCTCACAACTCATGCATATATAAGTTGAtgtgatttgttataaaaaaagtgACGTGAGACTATTAATCAGAAGAGCACAAATGTGGCATAGCTATTTTTTTTTTCTAAATCACAAACGTGATATAGCTCAATTTATGGCACTAATAGGCTTTGGAGAGGACTCGCGAGCTCGAGACCATGATACGCCAACTTTTTTTCACTCCCTCGGAAGCCCAGCCATGTTGAGACTTTTGGCCCAGGTGACGTACTaaacgggctgagcttttggcctaGGTAATATACGAAATGGGCTGAGGCTCGGGCTTCAAGCGACGTATGAAACAAATTTTAATGGACTGCATG
This portion of the Triticum dicoccoides isolate Atlit2015 ecotype Zavitan chromosome 7A, WEW_v2.0, whole genome shotgun sequence genome encodes:
- the LOC119333368 gene encoding uncharacterized protein LOC119333368; the encoded protein is MEGLDVDDVFHHYRLSPTEVDAVTYYLPRLLSGETLHGVDKLIHRANISGCEPKDLAARYAPVPQAVSSGDRFFFTTCKSKNGSKHQSVRGAGTGTWTIQKTTEICHAGVKVGEVKNLSFKKKGKSTGWVMEEYRCLLPEATVSDGVKVFCKMHLAQHAPDAARQESEAYKLQQPQPEAVTQSTHAQKRPATAAAAEPHPARPQKRMRGAVPVPAPATSSFTAAAPVFLPDESVPEADDDMARFCCTIDELLGSQAEENLPVGATNSIEQNFYLEPEGLFADAAEEIVPLEADELEFLRTFLDEEAEESTNDKSSIAQDVGTYKPPPPIIFHDPFEEAWKAEEALKKEKRCNAAANLHAGGHSNFFSPASVY